The genomic window CGCCCATCAGGTAGCGCGGCTTGTTCGTGGGCAGCCGGTGCGGCGTGTGCCCCATGATGTGCAGCATCTCTTCCTTTGGCTCGCCCACGCTCACCCCGCCGATGGCATAGCCGGGAAAGTCCATGTCGACCAGCGCGGCCAGCGACTCTTCGCGCAGGTTCTCGAACATGCCACCCTGCACGATGCCGAAGAGCGCGTTGGGGTTCTCGAGCCGCTCGAACTCGGTCTTGCAACGCGCGGCCCAGCGCAGGCTGAGTTCCATCGACGTGCGGGCTTCGGCCTCGGTCGTGATGTGGCCTGCGGTGTCGTACGGCGTGCACTCGTCGAACTGCATCGCGATATCGCTGTTCAGGATGGTCTGGATCTGCATCGAGACTTCGGGCGTCAAGAAGAGCTTGTCGCCGTTCACGGGCGATGCGAACTTGACGCCTTCTTCGCTGATCTTGCGCATCGCGCCGAGCGACCACACCTGGAAACCGCCCGAGTCGGTGAGAAGCGGCTTGTTCCACTTCTCGAACTGATGCAGTCCGCCGAAGCTCGCCATCACGTCGAGTCCCGGACGCATCCACAGATGGAAGGTGTTGCCCAGGATGATCTGTGCGCCCATCTCTTCCAGGCTGCGCGGCATCACGCCCTTGACGGTGCCGTATGTCCCGACGGGCATGAATATCGGCGTTTGCACGACACCGTGGTTGAGGGTGAGCGTGCCGCGTCGCGCGTGGCTTGCCGGGTCGGTCGCGAGCAGGTCGAACTTCAGGCGGGGCAGGGTGGACGTGTCGGTCA from Variovorax sp. PAMC28562 includes these protein-coding regions:
- the tgt gene encoding tRNA guanosine(34) transglycosylase Tgt — protein: MTDTSTLPRLKFDLLATDPASHARRGTLTLNHGVVQTPIFMPVGTYGTVKGVMPRSLEEMGAQIILGNTFHLWMRPGLDVMASFGGLHQFEKWNKPLLTDSGGFQVWSLGAMRKISEEGVKFASPVNGDKLFLTPEVSMQIQTILNSDIAMQFDECTPYDTAGHITTEAEARTSMELSLRWAARCKTEFERLENPNALFGIVQGGMFENLREESLAALVDMDFPGYAIGGVSVGEPKEEMLHIMGHTPHRLPTNKPRYLMGVGTPEDLVQGVADGVDMFDCVMPTRNARNGTIFTRYGDLKLRNARHKTDPQPLDPSCTCHACAGTSGVSWDDGGRDGFSRAYMHHLDRCAEMLGPMLCTIHNLHYYLNLMREIREALDVGRFADLRARFKADRARGI